The following proteins are encoded in a genomic region of Melopsittacus undulatus isolate bMelUnd1 chromosome 8, bMelUnd1.mat.Z, whole genome shotgun sequence:
- the SP5 gene encoding transcription factor Sp5 yields the protein MAAVAVLRNDSLQAFLQDRTPSASPDLAKHSPLALLAATCSRIGQPGAAPSDFLQVSYDPTLGSPSRIFHPWSGEMPAHSPGGLPPPHPSLGLTPQKNHLQPSFGGAHELPLTPPADPSYPYEFSPVKMLPSSMAALPSSCPPAYVPYAAQAALPPGYSNLLPPAQPCRQLSPNPPPEDIPWWSIQQAGAPGSCGHRFPAAAALPRSLVLGHSDFAQYQTQIAALLQTKSPLAATARRCRRCRCPNCQSAAGSAPEAEPGKKKQHICHIPGCGKVYGKTSHLKAHLRWHTGERPFVCNWLFCGKSFTRSDELQRHLRTHTGEKRFVCPECGKRFMRSDHLAKHVKTHQNKKLKSAADGVKREDGRDL from the exons ATGGCCGCCGTGGCCGTCCTCCGGAACGACTCCCTCCAGGCTTTCCTCCAG GACCGCACCCCCAGCGCCTCCCCAGACTTGGCCAAGCACTCGCCCCTGGCTCTTCTGGCCGCCACCTGTAGCCGGATCGGACAGCCGGGCGCAGCGCCCTCGGACTTCCTGCAGGTCTCCTACGACCCGACCCTGGGATCCCCCTCCAGGATCTTCCACCCGTGGAGTGGCGAGATGCCGGCGCACTCCCCGGGGGGGCTGCCGCCGCCGCACCCCAGCCTGGGGCTGACCCCTCAGAAGAACCATCTGCAGCCCTCCTTCGGGGGTGCGCACGAACTGCCCCTCACTCCCCCGGCGGACCCCTCCTACCCGTACGAGTTCTCCCCCGTCAAGATGCTGCCCTCCTCCATGGCCGCCTTGCCCTCCAGCTGCCCCCCTGCATACGTCCCCTACGCCGCTCAGGCCGCGCTGCCTCCCGGCTACTCCAACCTGCTGCCCCCGGCGCAGCCCTGCCGGCAGCTCTCTCCCAACCCGCCGCCCGAGGACATCCCCTGGTGGAGCATCCAGCAGGCCGGAGCCCCGGGCAGCTGCGGCCACCGCTTTCCAGCGGCCGCGGCGCTGCCGCGGAGCCTGGTGCTGGGCCACTCGGACTTCGCCCAGTACCAGACGCAGATCGCCGCCCTGCTGCAGACCAAGTCTCCCCTGGCGGCCACGGCCAGGAGGTgccgccgctgccgctgccCCAACTGCCAGTCGGCCGCGGGCAGCGCCCCGGAGGCGGAGCCGGGCAAGAagaagcagcacatctgccACATCCCCGGCTGCGGGAAGGTCTACGGCAAGACCTCGCACCTGAAGGCGCACCTGCGCTGGCACACGGGCGAGCGGCCCTTCGTCTGCAACTGGCTCTTCTGCGGGAAGAGCTTCACCCGCTCCGACGAGCTGCAGCGGCACCTGCGGACTCACACGGGCGAGAAGCGCTTCGTCTGCCCCGAGTGCGGGAAGCGCTTCATGCGCAGCGACCACCTGGCCAAGCACGTCAAGACCCACCAGAACAAGAAACTCAAGTCAGCGGCGGACGGCGTCAAGCGGGAGGACGGCCGCGACCTGTGA